Sequence from the Cetobacterium sp. ZOR0034 genome:
TAGAACTTGTAAAAAAGACAAGAACTGCTAACTTCGTAGAAACAGTTGAGATTGCATTAAGATTAGGAGTAGATCCTAGACATGCTGACCAACAAGTTAGAGGTACAGTTGTACTTCCAAACGGAACAGGAAAGACAGTTAAAATATTAGCAATAACTTCAGGAGCTAACGTAGAGAAAGCTTTAGAAGCAGGAGCAGATTATGCAGGAGCAGAAGAATATATCGAGAAAATCCAACAAGGTTGGTTCGACTTTGATATCGTAATCGCTACACCAGACATGATGCCTAAATTAGGAAGACTAGGAAGAGTTTTAGGAACTAAAGGTTTAATGCCTAACCCTAAATCAGGAACAGTTACACCAGATATCGCAACGGCAGTATCTGAGTTCAAGAAAGGAAAACTTGCTTTCAGAGTAGACAAGTTAGGA
This genomic interval carries:
- the rplA gene encoding 50S ribosomal protein L1, which translates into the protein MANKRGKKYLEIAKLVEQGRLYEVKEALELVKKTRTANFVETVEIALRLGVDPRHADQQVRGTVVLPNGTGKTVKILAITSGANVEKALEAGADYAGAEEYIEKIQQGWFDFDIVIATPDMMPKLGRLGRVLGTKGLMPNPKSGTVTPDIATAVSEFKKGKLAFRVDKLGSIHAPIGKADFSEEALLENFTAFINEIVRLKPAASKGQYLRTVAVSLTMGPGVKMDPVLVAKNS